Proteins encoded in a region of the Azospirillum sp. TSH58 genome:
- a CDS encoding LysR family transcriptional regulator, which translates to MDQSSASAANVAPANLTLANVTLDRMRTFVRVAERGSLSAVAREMAIGQSSVTRHVRELEEALGVALFSRTTRRVALTAEGERYYANAVQILRLVEQAGDEARDTGRASAGRVRVSCTAALGVRHISRLIFAFQDRHPHIAVDLGLTDERIDLVRDGVDLAIRLGPLADSTLKRRALGLSRRVLVGSPACLARHGRPATPGDLAGIESVRMSNVAGSDRLTLEGPDGALHTVSLGGRLRVDHGLAAREAYLAGRGIGPTHVWLVDDLLADGRLEVLLPDHAPPSVPLNMLIVPERAGIARVRLLVEFLAEAILGVPGIERSPGG; encoded by the coding sequence ATGGATCAATCGAGCGCCTCAGCCGCCAACGTTGCGCCTGCCAACCTCACCCTCGCCAACGTCACATTGGACCGCATGCGGACCTTCGTCCGCGTCGCCGAGCGGGGAAGCCTCTCGGCGGTGGCGCGCGAGATGGCCATCGGGCAATCCAGCGTCACCCGGCACGTCCGCGAGCTGGAGGAGGCGCTCGGCGTCGCGCTGTTCAGCCGCACCACGCGGCGCGTCGCGCTGACCGCGGAGGGCGAGCGCTACTACGCCAACGCCGTGCAGATCCTGCGCCTCGTCGAGCAGGCGGGCGACGAGGCGCGCGACACCGGCCGCGCCTCGGCCGGACGGGTGCGCGTGTCCTGCACGGCGGCGCTCGGCGTCCGGCACATCAGCCGGCTGATCTTCGCCTTCCAGGACCGCCATCCGCACATCGCCGTCGATCTCGGCCTGACCGACGAGCGCATCGACCTCGTGCGCGACGGCGTGGACCTCGCCATCCGCCTCGGTCCGCTCGCCGACAGCACGCTGAAGCGGCGGGCGCTCGGGCTGAGCCGGCGCGTGCTGGTCGGTTCGCCGGCCTGTCTGGCGCGGCACGGCCGGCCGGCGACTCCGGGCGACCTCGCGGGGATCGAGAGCGTCCGCATGTCGAACGTGGCCGGAAGCGACCGGCTGACGCTCGAGGGGCCGGACGGCGCCCTCCACACCGTTTCCCTGGGGGGACGCCTGCGGGTCGATCACGGGCTCGCCGCCCGCGAAGCCTATCTCGCCGGCCGTGGCATCGGGCCGACCCATGTCTGGCTGGTGGACGATCTGCTCGCCGACGGCCGCCTGGAGGTTCTCCTGCCGGACCACGCCCCGCCCTCGGTGCCGCTCAACATGCTGATCGTGCCGGAGCGGGCGGGCATCGCCCGGGTCAGGCTGCTGGTGGAATTCCTGGCCGAGGCCATCCTGGGCGTTCCGGGCATCGAACGGTCGCCCGGGGGCTGA
- a CDS encoding AraC family transcriptional regulator: protein MTPPPSPARPIWDYWRPNESGIVELGTVRGLEVALPVHFHREDQVTFVLAGRRRFVVEGELCEAGPGEGMRIPAGTPHRSLRGPDEVVCVNLYTPPGLYAAPEVIAGLARHWRRTGGLGWADLTRIAEDHRLSNMTGAAPVAEPTGGEPWDSVGEAARRAGMSREGFSRRFRKEHGVPPHAFRLQERLNDARLLLRAGEPIAAVAADTGFTDQSHLGRCFRRAFGVTPGRYRAG from the coding sequence ATGACGCCGCCGCCCTCTCCGGCGAGGCCGATCTGGGACTACTGGCGCCCCAACGAAAGCGGCATCGTCGAACTGGGGACGGTGCGCGGCCTTGAGGTGGCCTTGCCGGTGCATTTCCATCGCGAGGATCAGGTGACCTTCGTCCTCGCGGGGCGGCGGCGCTTCGTCGTCGAGGGCGAGCTGTGCGAGGCCGGTCCCGGCGAGGGGATGCGCATCCCCGCGGGAACGCCCCACCGTTCCCTGCGCGGGCCGGACGAGGTCGTCTGCGTCAACCTCTACACGCCGCCGGGATTGTACGCCGCGCCGGAGGTGATCGCCGGGCTGGCCCGGCACTGGCGGCGGACGGGCGGGCTGGGCTGGGCCGACCTGACGCGGATCGCCGAGGACCATCGCCTTTCCAATATGACCGGGGCGGCTCCCGTGGCGGAGCCGACGGGTGGCGAGCCGTGGGACAGCGTCGGCGAGGCGGCCCGCCGCGCCGGGATGAGCCGCGAGGGCTTCTCCCGCCGCTTCCGCAAGGAGCACGGCGTTCCACCGCACGCCTTCCGGCTACAGGAGCGGCTGAACGACGCGCGGCTCCTGCTCCGCGCGGGCGAGCCGATCGCGGCGGTCGCGGCGGACACCGGCTTCACCGACCAGAGCCATCTCGGCCGCTGCTTCCGCCGCGCCTTCGGCGTGACTCCGGGCCGCTACCGGGCCGGGTAG
- a CDS encoding ABC-F family ATP-binding cassette domain-containing protein: MIRFDNISKQNGHRILFLEASAALNRGEKIGLVGPNGAGKTTLFRMITGEDLPDTGQVAIEKQATIGYFNQDVGEMSGRSAVAEVMDGAGPVSTVAAELAELEAAMADPDRADEMDAIIERYGEVQARFDELGGYELEGKAREVLAGLSFSQEMMDMDVGMLSGGWKMRVALARILLMRPEVMLLDEPSNHLDIESLIWLEGFLKGFEGALLMTSHDREFMNRIVNKIIEIDSGSLTSYSGDYGFYERQRALREKQQEAQFERQQAMLAKELKFIERFKARASHASQVQSRVKKLDKIERFEPPKRRQIVTFDFPPAPRSGDDVAVLKNVHKGYGSRTIYEGLDLTIRRKERWCVMGVNGAGKSTLLKLVAGATEPDSGTVSVGGSVRMGYFSQHAMDLLDGDKTIFESLEASFPQASQGSLRALAGCFGFSGDDVEKKCRVLSGGEKARMVMATMLFNPPNFLVLDEPTNHLDLDTKQMLISALGAYEGTMLFVSHDRHFLAALSNRVLELTPEGIHQYGGGYTEYVASTGQEAPGIH, from the coding sequence ATGATCCGCTTCGACAACATCAGCAAGCAGAATGGTCACCGAATCCTCTTCCTCGAAGCATCGGCGGCGTTGAACCGGGGCGAAAAGATCGGGCTGGTCGGCCCCAACGGGGCTGGCAAGACGACGCTGTTCCGCATGATCACCGGCGAGGATTTGCCGGACACCGGTCAGGTGGCGATCGAGAAGCAGGCGACCATCGGCTACTTCAACCAGGATGTCGGCGAGATGTCCGGCCGCTCCGCCGTCGCCGAGGTGATGGACGGCGCCGGCCCGGTCAGCACCGTCGCCGCGGAGCTGGCCGAGCTGGAAGCCGCCATGGCCGACCCCGACCGCGCCGACGAGATGGACGCCATCATCGAGCGCTACGGCGAGGTCCAGGCCCGCTTCGACGAGCTGGGCGGCTACGAGCTGGAGGGCAAGGCGCGCGAGGTGCTCGCCGGCCTCAGCTTCAGCCAGGAGATGATGGACATGGACGTCGGCATGCTGTCCGGCGGCTGGAAGATGCGCGTGGCGCTGGCCCGCATCCTGCTGATGCGGCCCGAGGTCATGCTGCTCGACGAACCGAGCAACCATCTGGACATCGAAAGCCTGATCTGGCTGGAGGGCTTCCTGAAGGGCTTCGAGGGCGCCCTGCTGATGACCTCGCACGACCGCGAGTTCATGAACCGCATCGTCAACAAGATCATCGAGATCGACAGCGGGTCGCTGACCAGCTACTCCGGCGACTACGGCTTCTACGAGCGCCAGCGGGCGCTGCGCGAGAAGCAGCAGGAGGCGCAGTTCGAACGGCAGCAGGCCATGCTGGCCAAGGAGTTGAAGTTCATCGAGCGCTTCAAGGCCCGCGCCTCGCACGCCAGCCAGGTCCAGAGCCGGGTGAAGAAGCTCGACAAGATCGAGCGGTTCGAGCCGCCCAAGCGCCGCCAGATCGTCACCTTCGACTTCCCGCCGGCCCCGCGCTCGGGCGACGACGTCGCGGTGCTGAAGAACGTGCACAAGGGCTACGGCAGCCGGACCATCTACGAGGGGCTGGACCTGACGATCCGCCGCAAGGAGCGCTGGTGCGTCATGGGCGTCAACGGCGCCGGCAAGTCGACGCTGCTGAAGCTGGTGGCGGGCGCCACCGAACCGGACAGCGGGACCGTCTCGGTCGGCGGCAGCGTGCGGATGGGCTATTTCTCGCAGCACGCCATGGACCTGCTCGACGGCGACAAGACCATCTTCGAATCGCTGGAAGCCTCCTTCCCGCAGGCGAGCCAGGGGTCGCTACGCGCTCTGGCCGGCTGCTTCGGCTTCTCCGGCGACGATGTGGAGAAGAAGTGCCGCGTCCTGTCCGGCGGCGAGAAGGCGCGGATGGTCATGGCGACCATGCTGTTCAACCCGCCCAACTTCCTGGTGCTGGACGAGCCGACCAACCACCTCGACCTCGACACCAAGCAGATGCTGATCTCGGCGCTGGGCGCCTATGAGGGCACCATGCTGTTCGTCTCGCACGACCGCCATTTCCTGGCCGCCCTGTCGAACCGGGTGCTGGAGCTGACTCCGGAAGGCATCCACCAGTATGGCGGCGGCTACACCGAGTATGTGGCGAGCACCGGGCAGGAAGCGCCGGGCA
- a CDS encoding DedA family protein, translating into MNDATRTMLSDSVARWGAFIEANASWAEAILFLCAFAESLAFVGLVVPGVVLLTAGGALVASGVLGFWQVYAAIALGAVLGDAVSYWLGRLFGHHVPHVWPFRRRPEFLERSSRFFLRHGGKSVFFARFLGPLRPVVPLTAGMMAMPHHRFQVANLTSAVIWAPLMMAPGIAMAKGVGLDELLTGAMAKPAVSRTVEDGPCLPAPPIAGEPSRC; encoded by the coding sequence ATGAACGACGCGACACGGACCATGCTGAGCGACAGCGTGGCGCGTTGGGGCGCCTTCATCGAGGCGAACGCGTCCTGGGCGGAGGCGATCCTGTTCCTGTGCGCCTTCGCGGAGTCGCTGGCCTTCGTCGGGCTGGTCGTGCCAGGCGTCGTGCTGCTCACCGCGGGAGGCGCGCTGGTCGCCTCCGGCGTCCTCGGCTTCTGGCAGGTCTACGCGGCCATCGCGCTGGGCGCCGTGCTGGGGGACGCCGTGTCCTATTGGCTCGGCCGGCTGTTCGGCCATCATGTGCCGCATGTCTGGCCGTTCCGTCGGCGGCCGGAGTTCCTGGAACGGAGCAGCCGCTTCTTCCTCCGCCATGGCGGCAAGAGCGTCTTCTTCGCGCGCTTCCTGGGGCCGCTGCGTCCGGTCGTTCCGCTCACCGCCGGGATGATGGCGATGCCCCATCACCGCTTCCAGGTCGCCAACCTGACGTCCGCGGTCATCTGGGCGCCGCTGATGATGGCGCCCGGCATCGCCATGGCCAAGGGGGTCGGCCTCGACGAGCTGCTGACCGGGGCCATGGCGAAGCCGGCGGTGTCCCGGACCGTGGAGGACGGCCCTTGCCTGCCGGCGCCGCCGATAGCCGGCGAACCGTCGCGCTGCTGA
- a CDS encoding zinc-dependent alcohol dehydrogenase family protein produces MRAMVITRFGGPDVFERRDTERPEAGPGEVLVRVVASGTNPVDAKIRQAGAWANIPFPAVLGYDVSGIIEVLGPGVTGFAVGDAVFYTPEIFGNPNGSYAEYTVASAAIVAHKPANLSHIEAAGIPLAGGTAWEAIVRRLAVRPGETVLIHGGAGGVGSFAIQFAKAAGARVIATASTANHAALRDLGADVAVDYRDTAAAERIIGETAGRGVDAAFDTAGGNVPLSTQVTRPFGRIATILDPTGDLSALYTKNQTLFGTFLTREGARLREMAPLFERGQAKVVVDSVLPLEEVAKAHERLDSGHGRGKVILRVGD; encoded by the coding sequence ATGCGCGCGATGGTCATCACACGGTTCGGCGGCCCGGATGTGTTCGAGCGCCGGGACACCGAGCGTCCGGAGGCCGGCCCCGGCGAGGTTCTGGTGCGGGTCGTCGCTTCCGGGACCAACCCGGTCGACGCCAAGATCCGGCAGGCCGGCGCCTGGGCGAACATCCCGTTTCCGGCCGTGCTGGGCTATGACGTCTCCGGCATCATCGAGGTGCTGGGACCCGGCGTCACCGGCTTCGCGGTCGGCGACGCGGTGTTCTACACGCCGGAGATCTTCGGCAATCCCAACGGCAGCTACGCCGAATACACCGTCGCCTCCGCCGCCATCGTCGCGCACAAGCCGGCCAATCTCAGCCACATCGAGGCAGCCGGCATCCCGCTGGCGGGCGGCACGGCCTGGGAGGCGATCGTGCGACGTCTGGCGGTCCGGCCGGGCGAAACGGTGCTGATCCATGGCGGCGCCGGCGGCGTCGGCTCCTTCGCCATCCAGTTCGCCAAGGCGGCGGGCGCCCGGGTGATCGCGACCGCCAGCACGGCGAACCACGCGGCCTTGCGGGACCTCGGCGCGGACGTGGCGGTCGACTACCGCGACACCGCCGCGGCGGAGCGGATCATCGGCGAGACCGCCGGGCGCGGGGTCGACGCCGCCTTCGACACGGCGGGCGGCAACGTGCCCCTGAGCACCCAGGTCACCCGGCCCTTCGGCCGGATCGCCACGATTCTCGACCCGACCGGCGACCTGAGCGCCCTCTACACCAAGAACCAGACGCTGTTCGGCACCTTCCTGACGCGCGAAGGCGCGCGGCTGCGCGAGATGGCGCCGCTGTTCGAGCGCGGTCAGGCCAAGGTCGTCGTGGATTCCGTCCTTCCGCTCGAAGAGGTCGCCAAGGCCCATGAGCGGCTCGATTCGGGCCACGGCCGGGGCAAGGTGATCCTCCGCGTCGGGGATTGA
- a CDS encoding NAD(P)H-dependent oxidoreductase, with product MNVLIVFAHPDPRSLNAALRDAAVAELEAQGHRVRVSDLYAMNWKAAVDRADFPTLGEDERLKVAAASGAAFAADALTDDVKAEQEKLLWADALILQFPLWWFTMPAILKGWVDRVYAYGLAYGVGEHSDRRWGDRYGEGRFAGKRAMLVVTTGGWAEHYAPRGINGPIDDLLFPINHGILHYPGYDVLPPFVAYRVDRFDEAGFARAAEQLRERMRTLETTTPIPFRRQNGGDYAIPSLELRPELEAPGASGFALHRSP from the coding sequence ATGAACGTGCTGATCGTCTTCGCCCATCCCGATCCCCGCTCCCTCAACGCCGCCCTGCGCGATGCCGCCGTCGCGGAACTGGAGGCGCAGGGGCACAGGGTTCGGGTCTCCGACCTCTACGCCATGAACTGGAAGGCGGCGGTGGACCGCGCCGACTTCCCCACCCTCGGCGAGGACGAGCGCCTGAAGGTGGCCGCCGCCTCCGGCGCCGCCTTCGCCGCCGACGCGCTGACCGACGACGTGAAGGCCGAACAGGAAAAGCTGCTGTGGGCCGACGCCTTGATCCTGCAATTCCCGCTCTGGTGGTTCACCATGCCGGCGATCCTCAAGGGCTGGGTCGACCGCGTCTACGCCTACGGCCTCGCCTACGGCGTCGGCGAGCACAGCGACCGCCGCTGGGGCGACCGCTACGGCGAGGGCCGCTTCGCCGGCAAGCGCGCCATGCTGGTGGTGACGACGGGCGGCTGGGCCGAGCATTACGCGCCGCGCGGCATCAACGGCCCGATCGACGACCTGCTGTTCCCGATCAACCACGGCATCCTGCATTATCCCGGCTACGACGTGCTGCCGCCCTTCGTCGCCTACCGGGTGGACCGCTTCGACGAGGCCGGCTTCGCGCGGGCGGCGGAGCAACTGCGGGAGCGGATGCGGACGCTGGAGACGACGACGCCGATCCCCTTCCGCCGGCAGAACGGCGGCGACTATGCGATCCCCAGCCTCGAACTCCGCCCGGAGCTGGAAGCCCCCGGCGCGTCCGGCTTCGCCCTGCACCGGAGTCCTTGA
- a CDS encoding S9 family peptidase, with protein MRRGAAFAILAGLALAISMATGARAQSQPSGEHFSNAAVTGGVTITRKACAALEAQHTAAWVEVDGRGECLRYYAAGLHPGPNPIAAAWMHGDIMGTKPTSVGHQEGLGVAAMIDQERALAERFGIPFLFLARPGAYGSSGRFWTTRHTPREAALMNALLDVLKARYGVAAWALGGHSAGGTLTAEFLARRNDLRCAVISSGAPAYRAYLEARGLQTVLARPQGWFDPAGSLDRIPRDPKRRVFVIGDPRETNIPFHTQRGYFDALTLLGHAAWLVPLERAPAPRHHNLVDFGETALGLCGSGADTGRILATLKAMPDQRDRISN; from the coding sequence ATGCGCCGCGGCGCGGCCTTCGCCATCCTCGCCGGGCTCGCCCTGGCGATTTCGATGGCGACGGGCGCGCGAGCCCAGTCACAGCCGAGCGGGGAGCATTTTTCCAACGCCGCGGTGACCGGGGGCGTCACCATCACCCGCAAGGCCTGCGCCGCGCTGGAGGCCCAGCACACCGCCGCCTGGGTCGAGGTGGACGGGCGCGGGGAGTGCCTGCGCTACTACGCGGCGGGCCTGCACCCCGGCCCCAACCCCATCGCCGCGGCCTGGATGCACGGCGACATCATGGGAACCAAGCCGACCTCCGTCGGCCACCAGGAGGGGCTGGGCGTCGCCGCCATGATCGACCAGGAACGCGCCCTGGCGGAGCGGTTCGGCATCCCTTTCCTGTTCCTGGCCCGGCCGGGCGCCTATGGCAGTTCCGGCCGCTTCTGGACGACGCGCCACACGCCGCGCGAGGCGGCCCTGATGAACGCCCTGCTCGACGTCCTGAAGGCCCGCTACGGCGTGGCGGCATGGGCGCTGGGCGGGCACAGCGCCGGCGGCACGCTGACCGCGGAGTTCCTCGCCCGCCGCAACGACCTGCGTTGCGCGGTCATCTCCTCCGGCGCGCCGGCCTACAGGGCCTATCTGGAGGCGCGCGGCCTCCAAACGGTGCTGGCCCGCCCGCAGGGCTGGTTTGACCCCGCCGGCTCGCTGGACCGCATCCCGCGCGATCCCAAGCGCCGCGTTTTCGTCATCGGCGACCCGCGCGAGACCAACATCCCGTTCCACACCCAGCGCGGCTATTTCGACGCCTTGACGTTGCTCGGGCACGCGGCGTGGCTGGTGCCGCTGGAGCGGGCGCCCGCCCCGCGCCACCACAATCTGGTGGACTTCGGCGAAACCGCGCTCGGCCTGTGCGGCTCCGGCGCCGACACCGGCCGGATCCTGGCGACGCTCAAGGCCATGCCGGATCAGCGGGACCGCATCAGCAACTGA
- a CDS encoding DMT family transporter codes for MSATMSVVSYLLVIGAGVSVALQQVLNANLRADLGSPWWAGFVSYVVGMLAMLAVALVAPGPRLAEAVSGAGSWVTWTGGLFGALFIGTAILMVPRLGAATVLALIVVGQMLGSLAFDHVGLLGLPQQPVSPTRLAGAASLILGVVLIRL; via the coding sequence ATGTCCGCCACAATGTCCGTCGTTTCGTACCTCCTGGTGATCGGTGCCGGGGTCAGCGTCGCGTTGCAACAGGTCCTCAACGCCAACCTGCGGGCCGACCTCGGCTCTCCCTGGTGGGCGGGCTTCGTCAGCTACGTCGTCGGGATGCTGGCGATGCTGGCGGTCGCGCTCGTCGCGCCGGGACCCCGCCTTGCCGAAGCGGTGAGCGGGGCCGGATCGTGGGTCACCTGGACCGGCGGGCTGTTCGGCGCCCTGTTCATCGGGACCGCCATCCTGATGGTGCCCCGCCTGGGGGCGGCGACCGTGCTCGCGCTGATCGTGGTCGGCCAGATGCTCGGCTCGCTCGCCTTCGACCATGTCGGTCTGCTCGGCTTGCCGCAGCAGCCGGTGAGCCCGACCCGGCTGGCCGGCGCCGCCTCCCTGATCCTCGGCGTCGTCCTGATCCGGCTGTAA
- a CDS encoding adenosylcobalamin-dependent ribonucleoside-diphosphate reductase produces the protein MTGIAAISQRIWDMKYRFKSAAGDPIDQTVADTWRRVATALAAPEADPQVWAPRFERALSRFEFLPAGRILAGAGTGRTVTLFNCFVMGRIEDDLGAIFAHLREAALTMQQGGGIGYDFSTLRPKGALVKGVGADASGPLSFMDVWDSMCRTIMSAGARRGAMMATLRCDHPDIEDFIDAKREPGRLRMFNLSVLVTDAFMNAVREDRPWPLVFDGQVHREVRARGLWDRIMQATYAYAEPGVIFIDRVNGQNNLSYCESISATNPCGEQPLPPYGACLLGSINLAALVIDPFEESARLDTGRLKELTALAVRMMDNVVDASRFPLEPQAREAHAKRRIGLGVTGLADALILCRARYGGEAAVALTESWLGTIRNEAYRASARLAAEKGPFPLFDRDAYLNAPMVRGLDEDVRALIAEHGIRNALLTSIAPTGTISLFADNVSSGIEPVFSYSYERTVLMPDGTRRTEEVSDHAHRLFRARFGTEQPLPDYFVDAQSLTPAEHVVMQAAAQRHVDSSISKTINCPEDLPFDAFKDVYWQAYELGCKGCTTYRPNAVTGSVLTVKKEGAVPAPVQAPAPLPATSPAAMASSRPPDRPETLPGETYKVRWPDSDHAMYITINDIVENGRRRPFEVFINSKNMEHYAWTVALTRMISAVFRRGGEVGFVVEELKAVFDPRGGAWMQGRYVPSLLAAIGDVIERHLKAIDMLPDSGTLTAPPPAATEATSLQQCPKCGQPGLIRQEGCDSCLNCGYSKCGP, from the coding sequence ATGACGGGGATCGCCGCCATATCCCAGCGGATCTGGGACATGAAGTACCGCTTCAAGTCCGCCGCGGGCGACCCCATCGACCAGACCGTCGCCGACACCTGGCGCCGCGTCGCCACGGCGCTCGCCGCGCCCGAGGCCGACCCGCAGGTCTGGGCGCCGCGCTTCGAACGGGCGCTGTCCCGCTTCGAGTTCCTGCCCGCCGGGCGCATCCTGGCCGGGGCCGGCACCGGACGGACGGTGACGCTGTTCAACTGCTTCGTCATGGGGCGGATCGAGGACGATCTCGGCGCCATCTTCGCCCACCTGCGCGAAGCGGCGCTGACCATGCAGCAGGGCGGCGGCATCGGCTACGACTTCTCCACCCTGCGGCCCAAGGGCGCGCTTGTGAAGGGTGTGGGCGCCGACGCCTCCGGCCCGCTGTCCTTCATGGACGTGTGGGACAGCATGTGCCGCACCATCATGTCGGCGGGCGCCCGGCGCGGCGCGATGATGGCGACCCTGCGCTGCGACCATCCTGACATCGAGGATTTCATCGACGCCAAGCGCGAGCCCGGCCGGCTGCGCATGTTCAACCTGTCGGTCCTGGTCACCGACGCCTTCATGAACGCCGTGCGGGAGGACCGGCCCTGGCCGCTGGTCTTCGACGGTCAGGTCCATCGCGAGGTGCGGGCCCGCGGCCTGTGGGACCGCATCATGCAGGCCACCTACGCCTATGCGGAGCCGGGCGTCATCTTCATCGACCGGGTGAACGGTCAGAACAACCTGAGCTATTGCGAATCCATCTCCGCCACCAACCCCTGCGGCGAGCAGCCGCTGCCCCCCTACGGCGCCTGCCTGCTCGGCTCGATCAACCTCGCGGCCCTGGTGATCGACCCGTTCGAGGAATCCGCCCGGCTCGACACCGGCCGGCTGAAGGAGCTGACGGCGCTCGCCGTGCGGATGATGGACAATGTGGTGGACGCCTCGCGCTTCCCGCTGGAGCCGCAGGCGCGGGAGGCCCACGCCAAGCGCCGCATCGGGCTGGGCGTCACCGGGCTGGCCGACGCGCTGATCCTCTGCCGCGCCCGTTATGGCGGCGAAGCGGCGGTGGCCCTGACCGAATCCTGGCTGGGAACGATCCGCAACGAGGCGTACCGCGCCTCCGCCCGGCTGGCCGCGGAGAAGGGCCCCTTCCCGCTCTTCGACCGCGACGCCTACCTGAACGCCCCGATGGTGCGCGGGCTGGACGAGGACGTGCGCGCCCTGATCGCGGAGCATGGCATCCGGAACGCCCTTCTGACCTCCATCGCACCGACCGGCACGATCTCGCTGTTCGCCGACAACGTGTCGTCGGGGATCGAGCCGGTCTTCTCCTACAGCTACGAGCGCACCGTCCTGATGCCCGACGGCACCCGCCGGACGGAGGAGGTCAGCGACCACGCCCACCGCCTGTTCCGCGCGCGCTTCGGGACCGAACAGCCTCTGCCCGATTACTTCGTGGACGCGCAGTCCCTGACCCCGGCGGAGCATGTGGTGATGCAGGCGGCCGCCCAGCGCCATGTGGACAGCTCCATCTCCAAGACCATCAACTGTCCGGAGGACCTGCCCTTCGACGCCTTCAAGGACGTCTATTGGCAGGCCTACGAGCTGGGCTGCAAGGGCTGCACCACCTACCGCCCGAACGCGGTCACCGGCTCCGTCCTGACGGTGAAGAAGGAGGGCGCGGTCCCGGCTCCAGTCCAGGCTCCGGCTCCCCTTCCCGCCACGTCCCCGGCGGCCATGGCGTCCTCCAGGCCACCGGACCGTCCGGAGACCTTGCCGGGCGAGACCTACAAGGTGCGCTGGCCGGACAGCGACCACGCCATGTACATCACCATCAACGACATCGTGGAGAACGGGCGGCGCCGGCCCTTCGAGGTCTTCATCAACTCCAAGAACATGGAGCATTACGCCTGGACGGTGGCGCTGACGCGGATGATCTCCGCGGTGTTCCGCCGCGGCGGCGAGGTCGGCTTCGTGGTGGAGGAGTTGAAGGCGGTCTTCGACCCGCGCGGCGGCGCCTGGATGCAGGGCCGCTACGTGCCGTCCCTGCTGGCCGCCATCGGCGACGTGATCGAACGGCACCTGAAAGCCATCGACATGCTGCCGGACAGCGGGACGCTCACCGCACCCCCACCCGCCGCGACGGAAGCGACCAGCCTCCAGCAATGCCCGAAATGCGGCCAGCCCGGCCTGATCCGGCAGGAAGGCTGCGACAGCTGCCTGAACTGCGGCTATTCCAAATGCGGCCCCTGA
- a CDS encoding 1-acyl-sn-glycerol-3-phosphate acyltransferase gives MIFLRSLAFNVAFYVWTAVICVGILWSLLLPRRSMIRVITWYFGTVSWLERTLAGIRYEVRGREHVPKSGSFLLAAKHQSAWETMKLHFLVNDPAIILKRELLWIPIWGWYAARSRMIAVDRGAKGRAVASMVRNARPVRDEGRPIVIFPQGTRVAVGAYRPYRIGVGVLYDHLDIPIVPMALNAGLYWARNSFIKRPGTIIVEFLPPIPPGLGRAKAMQELEERLEAATDRLVVAAGGPATVRPKAAEPATAAVSETAS, from the coding sequence ATGATCTTCCTGCGCTCCCTCGCCTTCAACGTCGCCTTCTACGTGTGGACGGCGGTCATCTGCGTCGGCATCCTGTGGTCGCTGCTGCTGCCGCGACGCAGCATGATCCGCGTGATCACGTGGTATTTCGGTACCGTCTCGTGGCTGGAGCGCACGCTCGCCGGCATCCGATACGAGGTGCGCGGGCGCGAGCACGTCCCCAAAAGCGGGTCCTTCCTCCTGGCCGCCAAGCACCAGTCGGCCTGGGAGACGATGAAGCTGCACTTCCTCGTCAACGACCCGGCGATCATCCTGAAGCGCGAGCTTCTGTGGATTCCCATCTGGGGCTGGTACGCCGCCAGATCCCGGATGATCGCCGTCGACCGCGGCGCCAAGGGCCGCGCCGTCGCCTCGATGGTCCGGAACGCCCGCCCGGTGCGGGACGAGGGACGTCCCATCGTGATCTTCCCGCAGGGCACGCGGGTCGCGGTCGGCGCCTACCGCCCCTACCGGATCGGCGTCGGCGTGCTCTACGACCATCTCGACATCCCCATCGTGCCGATGGCGCTGAACGCCGGCCTCTACTGGGCGCGCAACAGCTTCATCAAGCGGCCGGGCACCATCATCGTGGAATTCCTGCCCCCCATCCCGCCGGGCCTGGGCCGCGCCAAGGCCATGCAGGAGCTGGAGGAGCGGCTGGAGGCCGCCACCGACCGGCTGGTCGTCGCCGCGGGCGGCCCGGCGACCGTGCGGCCGAAGGCGGCGGAACCGGCCACCGCCGCGGTGAGCGAAACCGCGTCCTGA